The nucleotide sequence GACCCAGCTGCGGCACTTCCTCGACGTCGTCCGCGGCGTGGCGGAGCCGATCGTCACGGCCGAGGACGCCCTCGCCGCGGTGCGCATCGCGACAGCCGTCGGCCGGTCGATCGCCACCGGCCGGCCCGCGGACCTGGAGGTGGTGGCGTGAGGGTCGGGTTCCTGTCCACCGCGCACGTGCACGTCGACGCCTACGTCCACAACGTCCGGGCCGCCGGAGCGGAGGTGGCCGGCGTCACCGACGACGACGCCGAGCGGGGCACCCGGTGGGCGAGCACGCACGCGGTGCCGTGGTTCGCCTCGGCGGATCGGCTGCTGGACGCGGGGGTGGACGCGGTCGTCGTCGGCTCGGAGACGGTGCACCATCGCCGCTTGGTCGAACAGGCGGCGGCGGCCGGTGTCGCCGTGCTCTGCGAGAAGCCGCTCGCCACGAACGACGACGACGCGCGTGCCATCGTCGACGCGTGCGCCGCCGCGGGCGTCCCGCTGATGACGGCGTTCCCGATGCGGTTCAGTCCGCCGCTGCGCGAGTCCGCGGCGCTGCTGGCCGGCGGCGCGCTCGGCCGGGTCTACGCGTGCACGGGCACGAACCAGAGCGTGCTGCCGACGAGGCACGGCGCCTGGTTCGCCGACCCCGTGCTGGCCGGCGGCGGCGCGATCATGGATCACGTGGTGCATCTGGCCGACATCCTGCGCTGGTACCTGGGCCAGGATCCCGTCGAGGTGTACGCGGCCACCAACCGCGTCCTGCACCGCGACACCGTCACCGTCGAGACCGGCGGGCTGGTCATGCTCGGCTATCCCGACGGCGTGTTCGCGACCATCGACGCGAGCTGGAGTCGTCCGGGGAACTATCCGACGTGGGGCGGGCTCAGCCTGGAGCTGGTGGGCGAGCACGGCACCGTCGCCGTCGACGCCTTCAGCCAGCACCTCACCGTGCATGGCGGATCACACGGGCAGCTGGACTGGCCGGCGTGGGGGTCCGATGCCAACCAGGGCATGATCGAGGAGTTCCTCGACGCGGCCCGTCATCGGCGCCGCCCCACCGTCACGGGTGAGGACGGACTGGCGGCGACGCGGGTCGCGCTGGCGGCGTACCGGTCGGCCGCCGCCGGCGAACCGGTCGCGCTGACCGCGCCGTAACGGACTACGCGGTCTGCTGTGCGGCGGTGGCGCAGCGGGCCCGGCCGTTGATGACCGTGACGCCCGTGGGGTGGGCGCTGCCCGTGGGCTCCGGGGCGGGCGGCGGGTCGATCCACCGGATCTCGGTGAGGCCGCCGTGACCGTGGATGGCCTCGACGTGCTCGATGTCGTCGTAGACGGCGACCGACTGGACGTCGGAGCAACACCAGGCCAGCGTCGTGCGGCCGGTGGGGTACTGCGTGCCGTACGCGACGATGCCGGTGCCGGAGACGCCCGTGACGTCGTAGCGGCGGTGCAGGGCGAAGCGGCGCGGAAGTTGAGCGGGCTGGCTCACGTGACTCGTTCCCCGTTCCGTTGATCAGGCGTGGCGGCCGGGACCTGGCTGGTCCGACCGGCCGCCACGCCGGCCTGTGGTGCGCGGTCGACGGCCGTTCGGCGCACCCCGATCGCCATGGCCGTCCCTCCGCACTCTCTAGGAGATGTCACCAGAGTGACACTCCCCACACGATCGTGCAGCGTCACCGCGCCACGTGTGACACGTTGAAACATCGGCGGACACAAGACGCGCGGCGAAAAACGACATTCGCGACATCAGTTGCGAATCGGGTTGCGGGTGCGGAGTCGGCGTCGTGGCGTCCGGGCGCGGCGGTTCACTGATCGAAACCGTGCGTGGTCTGCGGCGATGTGCGGCGGTCGGACTGCGGCCCGATCCGGCCCGCCCGTCTGTCTACCGATTCCGCCGCCGCGCCGTCAGCCCGAAGCTCGATCCCGTGACATCCGGCCGTCGACTGTGACGTACCGCCGGGAGGTGGCGGGCTCAGCGGGCCAGCAGGGCGGTGACGGCGCTCATGGTGGCGCCGACGTCGCGGACGTTGCCGCGGCCGAGGTGGGGGACGAACGCCGTCTGGCGGCCGCAGGCGGC is from Jiangella alkaliphila and encodes:
- a CDS encoding Gfo/Idh/MocA family protein, with the translated sequence MRVGFLSTAHVHVDAYVHNVRAAGAEVAGVTDDDAERGTRWASTHAVPWFASADRLLDAGVDAVVVGSETVHHRRLVEQAAAAGVAVLCEKPLATNDDDARAIVDACAAAGVPLMTAFPMRFSPPLRESAALLAGGALGRVYACTGTNQSVLPTRHGAWFADPVLAGGGAIMDHVVHLADILRWYLGQDPVEVYAATNRVLHRDTVTVETGGLVMLGYPDGVFATIDASWSRPGNYPTWGGLSLELVGEHGTVAVDAFSQHLTVHGGSHGQLDWPAWGSDANQGMIEEFLDAARHRRRPTVTGEDGLAATRVALAAYRSAAAGEPVALTAP